In one bacterium genomic region, the following are encoded:
- a CDS encoding NAD-dependent epimerase/dehydratase family protein → MPDDQTRKSAGRLFITGGAGFLGAAIAARASKTWDVTVFDNFARDSLRFLDRPVAARLHVVRGDVGSRASLTEAAAGADVILHLAAIAGVPRYYEAPYDVMRVNLRGTMNLLDAVESSPPKRLIYFSTSEVYGDKARNANEDNALVAGHYAEPRWVYAVSKIAAEKAAFMWGRQNGVDVTSLRPFNVFGPGQTGDGAVHDMILSALYGQDVVVHGGGRQRRAWCYLDDFVDAAMASLVAENIAGEAINVGNPENDVSVRELADIILKLVDGRSALRDETHFGADVKDRSPNIDKARRLLGFEPRVDLRSGLKKTIDWYRAHAK, encoded by the coding sequence ATGCCCGACGACCAAACGCGCAAGAGCGCCGGCCGGCTGTTCATCACCGGCGGCGCGGGGTTCCTTGGCGCCGCCATCGCGGCGCGCGCCTCGAAGACCTGGGACGTCACGGTTTTCGACAATTTCGCGCGCGACAGCCTGCGTTTCCTCGATCGGCCGGTCGCCGCGCGCCTCCACGTCGTTCGCGGCGATGTGGGCAGCCGCGCGTCGCTCACGGAGGCGGCGGCGGGCGCTGACGTCATCTTGCACCTGGCGGCGATCGCCGGCGTACCGCGCTACTACGAGGCGCCCTACGACGTCATGCGCGTCAATTTGCGCGGCACGATGAACCTTTTGGACGCGGTCGAGTCCTCGCCGCCAAAACGCCTCATCTATTTTTCGACGAGCGAGGTTTACGGCGACAAGGCGCGTAACGCGAATGAGGACAACGCCCTTGTCGCGGGGCATTACGCCGAGCCGCGCTGGGTGTACGCGGTCTCGAAGATCGCGGCGGAGAAGGCCGCGTTCATGTGGGGACGTCAAAACGGCGTCGATGTCACGAGCCTTCGCCCGTTCAACGTGTTTGGCCCCGGGCAGACCGGCGACGGCGCGGTGCACGACATGATTCTTTCCGCCCTCTACGGGCAGGACGTCGTCGTTCACGGCGGCGGCCGGCAGCGGCGCGCGTGGTGTTATCTCGACGATTTCGTCGACGCGGCGATGGCGTCGCTTGTCGCCGAAAACATCGCGGGAGAGGCGATCAACGTCGGCAATCCCGAAAACGATGTCTCCGTGCGCGAATTGGCCGATATCATCCTGAAACTCGTCGACGGCCGGTCGGCATTGCGCGACGAGACGCATTTCGGCGCCGACGTGAAGGACCGCTCGCCGAACATCGACAAGGCCCGGCGCCTTTTGGGCTTTGAGCCGCGCGTCGATCTGCGATCGGGCCTGAAAAAAACGATCGACTGGTACCGCGCCCATGCCAAATGA
- a CDS encoding aminotransferase class I/II-fold pyridoxal phosphate-dependent enzyme, with amino-acid sequence MPNDSSGREPIRLAHPSFSASLPARIGEILDSGVLVKGRARVELEAELCRAFDVPYAVTYSSGTVALVAALAAAGVGEGDRVAVPDYGFVATANAVKYLGATPVFVDVAGDFQIDPDALALVRGLAAVIVVHQFGRPARLADIQGLARDGGYRVVEDSACAYGTRVNGRPLGAQGGLGILSFHPRKLVTAGDGGALLTASEATYKKAWAFSDHGIVPGDSISTGVGLNLRLPEISCALALDGARRIEEIVAARRHVGEIYRQELAETPEIALPEELPGVEWNHQTFAVHCRDARLRDGLVASLAEADIEAAVPARSLSDSPVFASGGAEIPAHPGVSRRLTQVSLALPCHEKMRDEDVRRVASELKRCVAFL; translated from the coding sequence ATGCCAAATGATTCGAGCGGCCGCGAGCCCATTCGCCTGGCGCACCCTTCGTTTTCCGCCAGCCTGCCGGCGCGTATCGGGGAAATTCTCGACTCGGGGGTGCTCGTCAAAGGGCGCGCGCGTGTCGAACTCGAGGCCGAACTTTGCCGCGCGTTCGACGTGCCGTATGCCGTCACGTACTCCTCGGGGACCGTCGCCCTTGTCGCCGCGCTGGCGGCGGCGGGCGTCGGCGAGGGCGACCGCGTGGCCGTGCCGGACTATGGATTCGTCGCGACGGCGAACGCCGTCAAATATCTCGGCGCGACGCCCGTCTTCGTCGATGTCGCCGGTGATTTTCAAATCGACCCGGACGCGCTCGCGTTGGTACGCGGCCTTGCCGCCGTCATTGTCGTGCATCAGTTCGGCCGGCCCGCGCGCCTTGCGGACATCCAGGGACTGGCGCGAGACGGCGGATATCGCGTCGTCGAGGATTCGGCGTGCGCGTACGGAACGCGCGTCAACGGCCGCCCGCTTGGCGCGCAAGGCGGCCTTGGCATCCTCAGTTTTCACCCGCGAAAGCTCGTCACCGCCGGCGACGGCGGCGCGCTTTTGACGGCCTCGGAAGCCACTTACAAAAAGGCGTGGGCGTTTTCCGACCACGGCATCGTGCCGGGCGACAGCATCTCGACCGGCGTCGGCCTGAATCTGCGCCTGCCGGAGATTTCGTGCGCTCTCGCGCTCGACGGGGCGCGGCGCATCGAGGAAATCGTCGCCGCGCGCCGGCACGTGGGAGAGATTTACCGCCAGGAATTGGCTGAAACGCCGGAGATCGCCCTGCCGGAGGAATTGCCGGGCGTGGAATGGAATCACCAGACTTTTGCCGTCCATTGCCGCGACGCGCGCCTCAGGGACGGGCTTGTCGCGTCGCTTGCCGAAGCCGATATCGAGGCGGCCGTCCCCGCGCGGTCGCTCTCCGATTCGCCCGTTTTTGCATCGGGCGGCGCCGAAATTCCCGCGCATCCGGGCGTATCGCGCCGCCTGACGCAGGTATCCCTGGCGCTGCCATGCCACGAAAAAATGCGTGACGAGGACGTTCGCCGCGTCGCTTCCGAGTTGAAACGTTGCGTGGCCTTCCTTTAG
- a CDS encoding Gfo/Idh/MocA family oxidoreductase: MTSLPWPRVAVVGAGYWGPNLVRNLLRIDSGAVAAVCDLDEARLAALRNAFPGVRTTASLNDIVTAPDIDAVMLALPPGLHVETGLRVLAAGKDLFVEKPVALDVEGVFRLTEAARRGGRVFMAGFTYLYNPMINALGERIAAGELGSVRAAHSRRVNLNTRRKHMNVVWALAPHDVAIFQSWFGGEPSGVSGLISRERDARFADVADVGMDFAGGVRTSIRLSWLAPTKTRRLIVVGERRVAVYDETAAAHRVDLYENNAGADADIEALDGRLLDALGAPVDAIEAAGGMEEPLGVECRHFLECVRDRTDPRTGGAEALAVTRTVERLLEAGRHLSPRAAVGAM; encoded by the coding sequence ATGACGAGTCTTCCGTGGCCGCGCGTCGCCGTTGTCGGCGCGGGCTATTGGGGTCCGAACCTTGTCCGCAATCTGCTGCGGATTGATTCGGGCGCCGTGGCCGCCGTTTGCGATCTTGACGAGGCGCGCCTTGCCGCCTTGCGTAACGCCTTTCCCGGCGTCCGCACGACGGCGAGCCTCAACGACATCGTCACCGCTCCGGACATCGACGCGGTGATGCTGGCGCTGCCGCCGGGCCTGCACGTCGAGACCGGCCTGCGCGTGCTGGCGGCGGGCAAGGATCTTTTTGTCGAAAAGCCCGTCGCGCTCGACGTCGAGGGCGTGTTTCGGCTGACCGAGGCCGCCCGCCGCGGCGGCCGCGTGTTCATGGCGGGATTCACTTATCTGTACAACCCGATGATCAACGCGCTCGGCGAACGCATTGCCGCCGGCGAATTGGGATCCGTGCGCGCGGCCCATTCGCGCCGCGTCAATCTCAACACGCGCCGCAAGCATATGAACGTCGTGTGGGCGCTTGCGCCGCACGATGTCGCGATTTTTCAGTCCTGGTTCGGCGGGGAGCCGAGCGGGGTTTCGGGCTTGATCTCGCGCGAGCGCGACGCCCGCTTCGCCGACGTGGCCGACGTGGGCATGGATTTCGCCGGCGGCGTGCGGACCTCCATCCGCCTGTCGTGGCTCGCGCCGACCAAAACACGCCGCCTGATTGTTGTGGGCGAGCGCCGCGTCGCGGTTTACGACGAAACGGCCGCGGCGCACCGCGTCGATCTGTACGAAAACAACGCGGGCGCGGATGCGGATATCGAGGCGCTCGATGGCCGTTTACTCGACGCCCTGGGGGCGCCGGTCGACGCGATCGAAGCGGCGGGCGGCATGGAGGAACCGCTTGGCGTGGAATGCCGGCATTTTCTCGAATGCGTCCGCGATCGAACCGATCCGCGAACCGGCGGCGCGGAGGCGCTCGCGGTGACGCGCACCGTCGAGCGCCTGCTTGAGGCCGGGCGCCACCTGAGCCCGCGCGCCGCCGTCGGCGCGATGTAG
- a CDS encoding transferase, with product MDLTARILDNVRIDGAPDIGPFAVIGQPPRDGKAGETIIGEGARIRSHAVIYAGVTIGRDFFCGHHALIREGCRIGDGVSIGSGAVLERDVMVEDHARIHSMVYIPEYTHIGRGVFVGPRACFTNAKYPTYPGVRKNLRGADVRDGAIVGANATILPGIVIGERAVIGAGAVVTRDVEAGTVVAGNPARPVGRADGIGY from the coding sequence ATGGACCTAACCGCACGGATTCTCGACAACGTTCGCATCGACGGCGCGCCCGACATCGGTCCGTTCGCCGTCATCGGTCAGCCGCCGCGCGACGGGAAGGCGGGCGAAACGATAATCGGCGAGGGCGCGCGCATCCGGTCACACGCGGTGATCTACGCCGGCGTCACGATCGGGCGCGATTTTTTCTGCGGGCACCACGCGCTTATCCGCGAGGGCTGCCGCATCGGCGACGGTGTGTCGATCGGATCGGGCGCGGTGCTCGAACGCGATGTGATGGTCGAGGACCACGCTCGCATCCACTCGATGGTCTATATCCCCGAATACACGCACATCGGGCGCGGCGTCTTTGTCGGGCCGCGCGCGTGTTTTACCAACGCGAAATACCCGACTTATCCGGGCGTGCGCAAAAACCTGCGCGGCGCGGACGTGCGCGACGGCGCGATCGTCGGCGCGAACGCGACGATCCTTCCGGGCATCGTCATCGGCGAGCGTGCGGTCATCGGCGCGGGGGCGGTGGTCACGCGCGACGTCGAGGCGGGCACGGTCGTCGCGGGCAACCCCGCGCGCCCCGTCGGCCGCGCGGACGGGATCGGATATTGA
- a CDS encoding DegT/DnrJ/EryC1/StrS family aminotransferase — protein MTHTIDIPLSRPGAEYAEFRAEIDAAIARVLASGRFVKGPEATEFEREFAAYTGAAHAVGVGNGTDALALALAASGVGRGDEVIVPAMTFVATAEAILLCGAAPRFVDVTESALQLDAAAVESAVNERTRAIVPVHLYGYPAPLGEIARLASSRGLAVIEDAAQAHGARIGGRHAGTFGKAGAFSLFPAKSLGAFGDAGVVVTDDADLAACVRHLADHGRGGITASADLAGFAHLPGSNSRLDEMQAAILRAKLARLPEWIEKRRRIEATYRERLAGTGDLLFLDSPPGAETAPLNVVIRAARRDALASHLATHGIEAKPHYPVAVHQVEAYRRYAEGASFPVAERAAATLLSLPNHPSMTEEEVDRVVKGVAAFFLMSGRRSRRRATRHP, from the coding sequence TTGACGCACACCATCGACATTCCGCTTTCGCGGCCCGGTGCGGAATACGCCGAGTTTCGCGCCGAAATCGATGCGGCGATCGCGCGCGTGCTCGCCTCCGGCCGTTTTGTGAAGGGGCCAGAGGCGACGGAATTCGAACGCGAGTTTGCGGCGTACACGGGCGCGGCGCACGCCGTGGGCGTCGGCAACGGCACGGACGCGCTGGCGCTCGCGCTTGCCGCATCGGGTGTCGGGCGGGGTGACGAGGTGATCGTCCCGGCGATGACGTTCGTCGCCACCGCGGAGGCCATTTTGCTCTGCGGCGCGGCACCGCGCTTTGTCGACGTCACCGAATCCGCGCTTCAACTCGACGCGGCAGCGGTCGAATCCGCCGTCAACGAACGCACGCGCGCGATCGTCCCGGTCCATCTCTACGGATATCCCGCGCCGCTCGGCGAAATCGCGCGTCTTGCGTCTTCGCGCGGCCTTGCGGTCATCGAAGACGCGGCGCAGGCGCACGGCGCGCGCATCGGCGGCCGGCACGCCGGCACGTTCGGCAAAGCCGGCGCGTTCAGCCTGTTCCCCGCCAAGTCGCTCGGCGCGTTCGGCGACGCGGGCGTCGTCGTCACGGATGACGCGGACCTCGCCGCGTGCGTTCGCCATCTGGCGGATCACGGGCGAGGCGGCATCACGGCGAGCGCCGATCTCGCCGGGTTCGCGCACCTGCCGGGATCCAACAGCCGCCTGGACGAGATGCAGGCGGCGATCCTTCGCGCGAAGTTGGCGCGCCTGCCGGAGTGGATCGAAAAGCGCCGCCGCATCGAGGCGACGTACCGCGAGCGGCTGGCGGGCACCGGCGACCTGTTGTTTCTCGACTCGCCTCCGGGCGCCGAAACCGCGCCGCTGAACGTCGTCATCCGCGCGGCGCGCCGCGACGCCCTCGCCTCGCACCTGGCGACGCACGGCATCGAGGCCAAGCCGCATTATCCCGTCGCGGTTCATCAGGTCGAGGCGTATCGCCGATACGCCGAGGGCGCGAGCTTCCCGGTCGCCGAACGCGCCGCCGCGACGCTGCTCAGCCTGCCGAATCATCCGTCGATGACGGAAGAGGAGGTCGATCGCGTCGTTAAGGGTGTGGCGGCTTTTTTTTTGATGAGCGGACGTCGAAGCCGTCGACGCGCGACTCGTCATCCGTAG
- a CDS encoding DUF362 domain-containing protein gives MTRVSLIRCVDYDLDRVMTALAEALAPLGGIGAFVAPGERVLLKINMLRPAPPEAATTTHPAVAIGLARMVRDAGATPVIGDSCGGAKAYGLSATALEECGIAPLAREHGIETVVFETAGATRIDVPNARFLHEIYVSNAVLAADAIISVPKLKTHVETHITGAVKNMFGVLPGAYKLSLHRRAPGPIDLGNALLDIYGRMKPRLCVMDAILAMEGKGPSWGKPKHVGAVLASADGVALDHVASRLVGQDPMTVTTIAPAAQRGIGENDAAKIEIVGETIEALRPKDFKLTSNAVMRAAPKPLLNIMNNHFFHVRPRWNEPGCELAGDCERACPVDAITIANRRVAIDMKTCIDCMACYMVCPNDGIHLNKSIVARVLSA, from the coding sequence GTGACCCGCGTATCCCTAATCCGCTGCGTCGATTACGACCTCGACCGCGTCATGACCGCGCTTGCCGAAGCGCTCGCGCCGCTCGGCGGCATCGGCGCGTTCGTTGCGCCTGGCGAGCGCGTGCTTTTGAAGATCAACATGCTGCGCCCCGCGCCGCCGGAGGCGGCCACGACGACGCACCCCGCCGTCGCCATCGGACTGGCGCGGATGGTCCGCGACGCCGGTGCGACGCCCGTCATCGGCGATTCGTGCGGCGGCGCGAAGGCGTATGGGCTGTCGGCGACCGCGCTCGAGGAATGCGGCATCGCGCCGCTGGCGCGCGAGCACGGGATCGAGACTGTCGTCTTCGAGACGGCGGGCGCAACGCGGATCGACGTGCCGAATGCGCGCTTCCTTCACGAGATCTACGTGTCGAACGCGGTGCTCGCGGCGGACGCGATCATCAGCGTTCCGAAACTGAAGACCCACGTCGAAACGCACATCACCGGCGCGGTGAAAAACATGTTCGGCGTGCTGCCGGGGGCTTACAAGCTTTCGCTGCACCGCCGCGCGCCCGGGCCGATCGACCTCGGCAATGCGCTCCTCGATATCTACGGCCGGATGAAGCCGCGCCTTTGCGTCATGGATGCGATCCTTGCGATGGAGGGCAAAGGGCCGAGCTGGGGCAAGCCCAAACACGTCGGCGCGGTTTTGGCGTCCGCGGACGGCGTGGCGCTCGACCACGTCGCGTCGCGCCTTGTCGGCCAGGACCCGATGACCGTGACGACGATTGCCCCGGCGGCGCAGCGCGGCATCGGCGAAAACGACGCGGCGAAGATAGAGATCGTCGGCGAAACCATCGAGGCGTTGCGTCCGAAGGACTTCAAGCTGACGAGCAACGCGGTGATGCGCGCGGCGCCAAAACCGCTTCTCAACATCATGAACAATCATTTCTTCCACGTGCGCCCGCGCTGGAACGAGCCCGGTTGCGAGCTTGCCGGCGATTGTGAGCGCGCCTGCCCGGTCGATGCGATCACGATCGCGAACCGCCGCGTCGCCATCGACATGAAGACGTGCATCGACTGCATGGCCTGTTACATGGTCTGCCCGAACGACGGGATCCACCTGAACAAGTCGATCGTCGCGCGGGTGTTGTCAGCGTAG
- the pgsB gene encoding poly-gamma-glutamate synthase PgsB, translated as MGTYDFLLILTLLVVAAGLWEYVRHKMTLSRVPIRIHVNGTRGKSSVTRLIAAGLREAGIRTSAKTTGTLARMIFPDGREVPVFRPSGANVIEQIRIVAAAAANKSKALVVECMALQPDLQYLCESKFIRATHGVVTNAREDHLDVMGPGEREVALALAGMTPIRGKMFTSDRRHVDVFKAAADERKSQFVAIGEEDISSVTVDDLAGFSYTEHPDNVALSLAVLKDLGVDRETAIRGMWKLNPDPGAMTEHPIHFFGRDLVFVNGFAANDPESTEQIWNLAIGKHPRMKTRIAIFNCRSDRPDRSRQLGQVVAKWTPPDKIVLVGTGTYIFAREAVKGGVDIGKIVFAEDLRVEEIFETVIGLIPKTALVMGMGNIGGIGLEIVRFFKNREAPKED; from the coding sequence ATCGGCACGTACGATTTTCTTCTGATCCTGACGTTGCTCGTCGTGGCGGCAGGGCTTTGGGAATACGTGCGGCACAAGATGACGCTTTCCCGCGTTCCCATCCGGATTCACGTCAACGGCACGCGAGGAAAATCCAGCGTCACGCGGCTCATCGCCGCGGGCCTGCGGGAGGCCGGCATCCGCACGAGCGCGAAAACCACGGGAACGCTCGCGCGCATGATCTTTCCGGACGGGCGGGAGGTGCCCGTATTTCGCCCGTCGGGCGCGAATGTCATCGAGCAGATCCGCATCGTCGCGGCGGCCGCGGCGAACAAGTCGAAGGCGCTTGTCGTCGAGTGCATGGCGCTACAACCCGATCTGCAATATCTGTGCGAGTCGAAGTTCATCCGCGCGACGCACGGCGTGGTCACGAACGCGCGCGAGGATCATCTGGATGTCATGGGCCCGGGCGAGCGCGAGGTCGCGCTGGCGCTGGCGGGCATGACGCCGATTCGCGGAAAGATGTTTACATCCGACCGCCGTCACGTGGACGTGTTCAAGGCGGCGGCCGACGAGCGCAAGTCGCAATTCGTCGCGATCGGCGAGGAGGACATCTCGTCCGTGACCGTGGACGACCTGGCCGGTTTCTCCTACACCGAGCACCCGGACAACGTGGCGCTTTCGCTGGCGGTTCTGAAGGACCTTGGCGTCGACCGCGAAACGGCGATTCGCGGCATGTGGAAGCTCAATCCCGACCCGGGCGCGATGACCGAGCACCCGATCCACTTTTTCGGGCGCGATCTGGTGTTCGTGAACGGCTTCGCGGCCAACGACCCGGAATCGACCGAGCAAATCTGGAACCTGGCGATCGGCAAGCACCCGCGCATGAAAACGCGCATCGCGATCTTCAACTGCCGAAGCGACCGCCCGGATCGCTCGCGCCAGCTCGGGCAGGTCGTGGCCAAATGGACGCCTCCGGACAAGATCGTCCTTGTCGGCACGGGCACCTACATCTTCGCGCGCGAGGCGGTCAAGGGCGGCGTGGATATCGGCAAGATCGTGTTCGCCGAGGATTTGCGCGTGGAGGAGATCTTCGAGACGGTCATCGGCCTCATCCCGAAAACCGCGCTGGTCATGGGCATGGGGAACATCGGCGGCATCGGGCTCGAGATCGTTCGCTTCTTCAAGAATCGCGAAGCCCCCAAGGAGGACTGA
- the pgsC gene encoding poly-gamma-glutamate biosynthesis protein PgsC codes for MGGELLVLSIGIGLILSLVFTEMFGMAAGGMVVPGYIALNLWNPVDCLLTILAGFVTFVIVHSLSSILIIYGRRRTVMMILVGYLIGMIVRSVTHTITAPLGTDYDVIGFIIPGLIAIWLDRQGVVETVSALVTASVAVRLILILAVGMDVRAV; via the coding sequence ATGGGCGGCGAGCTTCTCGTATTGTCGATCGGCATCGGGCTCATCCTGAGCCTCGTGTTCACGGAGATGTTCGGCATGGCCGCCGGCGGCATGGTCGTGCCCGGCTACATCGCGCTGAATCTCTGGAATCCCGTCGATTGCCTTCTGACGATCCTGGCCGGCTTCGTGACCTTCGTCATCGTCCACAGCCTGTCGTCGATTCTCATCATCTACGGCCGGCGCCGCACGGTGATGATGATCCTCGTCGGCTACCTCATCGGCATGATCGTCCGGTCCGTGACGCACACCATCACCGCGCCGCTCGGCACGGACTACGACGTCATCGGTTTCATCATCCCCGGCCTCATCGCGATCTGGCTTGACCGCCAGGGCGTGGTGGAGACGGTCTCCGCGCTCGTCACGGCGTCGGTCGCGGTGCGTCTTATCCTCATCCTCGCCGTGGGCATGGACGTTCGCGCGGTATGA
- the pgsW gene encoding poly-gamma-glutamate system protein, with amino-acid sequence MKKVFWRPHKVSRVVLALIATLSIAFLSIIETRLEKVKQPRYGEKIEASRLTKDAFEVVKAYKLKRGWKPDLEADPAQTGLVGVLMSPVTTNTGHLQAKQTSVNPNFAAVIVHLLERAGVKEGDTVALGLSGSFPALNICAYAAVQTLDLFPVAISSASGSQWGANETNALWIDMERWLFEREVFTFRSVAASRGGVEDRALGLSKQGRRLIDQAIDRNDLPMIRPATYAESVEMRMKFYYENAGDAPIKAYINVGGGTTSVGTRVGKRMYEPGLNMTAPRGSLAIDSVMTRFALDGVPIIHLVSIDELAMRYGLPLQPIVTPPVGEGTIFVKEEYNDYLVVGSLVTIFALMVAFIRFDWGYRITGAAKRERKKQAPEQMV; translated from the coding sequence ATGAAGAAGGTTTTTTGGCGCCCGCATAAGGTTTCCCGCGTCGTTCTCGCGCTGATCGCGACCCTGTCGATCGCGTTCCTTTCGATCATCGAGACGCGTCTGGAAAAGGTGAAGCAGCCGCGTTACGGCGAAAAAATCGAGGCGTCGCGTCTTACGAAGGACGCATTCGAGGTCGTCAAAGCCTACAAGCTCAAGCGCGGCTGGAAGCCGGATCTGGAGGCCGACCCGGCGCAGACGGGCCTGGTCGGCGTTCTGATGTCGCCCGTCACGACGAACACGGGCCATCTGCAAGCCAAGCAGACGTCGGTCAATCCGAACTTCGCCGCGGTGATCGTTCATCTGCTCGAACGCGCCGGAGTGAAGGAGGGCGACACGGTCGCGCTTGGATTGTCCGGCTCGTTTCCGGCGCTCAACATTTGTGCGTACGCCGCGGTGCAAACTCTCGATCTGTTCCCGGTCGCCATCTCCAGCGCCTCGGGATCGCAGTGGGGCGCGAACGAAACGAACGCGCTGTGGATCGACATGGAGCGGTGGCTTTTCGAGCGCGAGGTGTTCACGTTCCGCTCGGTCGCGGCGTCGCGCGGCGGCGTCGAGGACCGCGCGCTCGGCCTTTCCAAGCAGGGCCGCCGGCTGATCGACCAGGCCATCGACCGCAACGACCTGCCGATGATCCGCCCGGCGACGTATGCGGAAAGCGTCGAGATGCGCATGAAGTTCTATTACGAAAACGCGGGCGACGCGCCGATCAAGGCGTACATCAATGTCGGCGGAGGCACCACGTCGGTGGGCACGCGCGTGGGCAAGCGCATGTACGAGCCGGGCCTCAACATGACGGCGCCGCGCGGGTCGCTGGCGATCGATTCGGTGATGACGCGATTCGCGCTCGACGGCGTGCCGATCATCCACCTGGTGAGTATCGACGAATTGGCGATGCGCTACGGCCTGCCGCTGCAGCCGATCGTCACGCCGCCCGTGGGCGAGGGCACGATCTTCGTCAAGGAGGAATACAACGACTACCTCGTCGTCGGATCGCTCGTCACGATCTTCGCGCTCATGGTCGCGTTCATCCGCTTTGACTGGGGCTATCGCATCACCGGCGCCGCGAAGCGCGAACGCAAGAAACAGGCCCCGGAGCAGATGGTGTGA
- a CDS encoding glycerophosphodiester phosphodiesterase family protein, with protein MRISFLAILFVLSCALAPGCSCGDDDDDTGAANDDAADDDTGADDDTAVDDDDAADDDETDDDTPDDDSSDDDTSDDDAGDDDCVPLYPNVLISAHRGGSTYAPENSLQAMEQAFARGATIVEMDVRDTADDEFVLMHDDTVNRTTNGDGLVSGMTLAEIKALELNRWMYPWIDEVVRVPTFGEAMQLVASHGGQAYVDLKTDAVEGAMHVLIDLGLETSAFVYSGNLSKLDRVRAVSPDIRIQPPTASVAETQALLDHFDPDPEHIELNGEAGLSAANVALIKSVGATISMDSLGVRDIIAILGYPQAWTTMMEEGVDIISTDFPGALAGHRDSLCE; from the coding sequence TTGAGGATCTCGTTTCTTGCGATACTTTTCGTCCTTTCTTGCGCGCTCGCGCCGGGGTGCTCGTGCGGTGACGATGATGACGACACGGGCGCGGCGAACGACGACGCGGCGGACGACGACACCGGTGCGGATGATGACACCGCCGTCGATGATGACGACGCCGCTGACGACGACGAAACCGACGACGACACGCCCGATGACGATTCGTCCGACGACGACACATCGGACGACGACGCGGGCGACGACGACTGCGTTCCGCTCTATCCGAACGTGCTTATCTCCGCGCACCGCGGCGGCAGCACCTACGCGCCGGAGAACTCGCTTCAGGCCATGGAGCAGGCGTTTGCGCGCGGGGCGACGATCGTCGAGATGGACGTGCGCGACACCGCGGATGACGAGTTCGTGCTGATGCACGACGACACGGTCAACCGCACGACAAACGGCGACGGCCTCGTCTCGGGCATGACGCTCGCCGAGATCAAGGCCCTCGAACTGAATCGCTGGATGTACCCGTGGATCGACGAGGTCGTGCGTGTGCCGACATTCGGCGAGGCGATGCAGCTCGTCGCCTCGCACGGCGGGCAGGCGTACGTCGATCTGAAAACCGACGCGGTGGAAGGCGCCATGCATGTGCTCATCGACCTGGGGCTCGAAACGAGCGCGTTCGTCTATTCCGGCAACCTCTCCAAGCTCGACCGCGTGCGCGCCGTGTCGCCGGACATCCGAATCCAGCCGCCCACGGCGTCCGTCGCCGAGACGCAGGCGCTTCTCGACCACTTCGATCCGGACCCGGAGCACATCGAGCTGAATGGCGAGGCGGGCTTGTCCGCGGCGAACGTCGCGCTTATCAAGTCCGTCGGCGCGACGATCTCCATGGATTCACTCGGTGTGCGGGACATCATCGCCATCCTCGGCTACCCACAGGCGTGGACGACGATGATGGAGGAGGGCGTCGACATCATCTCGACCGACTTCCCCGGCGCGCTCGCGGGCCATCGCGACAGTCTGTGCGAGTGA
- the nadD gene encoding nicotinate-nucleotide adenylyltransferase, producing the protein MQKRAIGILGGTFNPVHFGHLHAAARAREALSLDEVIFIPSALPPHKPSNGASGAHRMAMVRLAIKDEPAFSASDIEIARGGSSYTFDTLTQLAAARPDARFVFLLGTDAWREIGTWYRFPEVLRLADWGVLRRPGGPMEPLAVSLGVAADTFSMDADGALADRSTGAWIRLVEIPPLDVSSTHVRERIRRGAPIGDLVPAAVAAYIETHGLYRGESRA; encoded by the coding sequence GTGCAAAAACGCGCGATCGGCATTCTTGGCGGGACGTTCAACCCGGTGCATTTCGGGCATCTGCACGCGGCCGCCCGCGCGCGCGAGGCGCTCAGCCTCGACGAGGTGATTTTCATCCCAAGTGCCCTGCCCCCGCACAAGCCGTCAAACGGCGCGAGCGGCGCTCACCGCATGGCGATGGTAAGGCTCGCGATCAAGGACGAGCCCGCGTTTTCGGCATCGGATATCGAGATCGCGCGCGGCGGATCAAGTTACACGTTCGACACGCTCACGCAGCTCGCCGCCGCGCGGCCGGATGCGCGATTCGTTTTTTTGCTCGGCACGGATGCGTGGCGCGAAATCGGCACGTGGTATCGTTTCCCGGAGGTGTTGCGTCTTGCGGATTGGGGCGTGCTGCGCCGGCCCGGCGGGCCGATGGAGCCGCTTGCCGTATCGCTCGGCGTCGCGGCCGATACATTCTCGATGGACGCGGACGGCGCGCTCGCGGATCGGTCAACCGGTGCGTGGATTCGCCTGGTCGAGATCCCGCCGCTTGACGTATCGAGCACGCACGTGCGCGAACGTATCCGGCGCGGCGCGCCGATCGGGGATCTCGTCCCCGCGGCGGTCGCGGCGTATATCGAAACGCACGGATTGTATCGAGGCGAATCGCGGGCTTGA